The following are encoded together in the Malaya genurostris strain Urasoe2022 chromosome 3, Malgen_1.1, whole genome shotgun sequence genome:
- the LOC131435304 gene encoding signal peptidase complex subunit 3, whose translation MHTVLTRGNAILAYSLSVLAFLTFCCFASTFFNDYRMNARINTVKVLVKNVPDFSASREKNDLGFLTFDLNTDLNGLFNWNVKQLFLYLTAEYKTEQNELNQVVLWDKIILRGENANLDFKNMNTKYYFWDDGNGLKGHHNVTLTLSWNIIPNAGLLPNIFALGHHSFKFPQTYMVSPV comes from the exons ATGCACACTGTTCTCACACGAGGAAATGCAATCTTGGCGTATTCGCTAAGTGTGTTGGCCTTTCTAACATTCTGTTGTTTCGCAtccacttttttcaatgattatcGGATGAATGCAAGGATTAACACCGTGAAGGTTTTGGT CAAAAATGTTCCAGACTTTAGTGCTTCCCGAGAAAAGAATGACCTTGGCTTCTTGACGTTCGATTTGAATACTGACCTGAACGGTTTATTCAACTGGAACGTGAAGCAGCTGTTTCTTTACCTGACGGCAGAATATAAAACCGAGCAAAACGAGTTGAATCAGGTTGTGTTGTGGGACAAAATAATTCTGCGGGGGGAAAACGCTAATTTGGATTTCAAGAACATGAACACAAAGTACTATTTCTGGGATGATGGAAATGGTTTAAA GGGTCATCACAATGTAACGCTCACACTGTCGTGGAATATTATCCCGAATGCTGGTTTGCTGCCGAATATATTTGCTCTGGGGCACCATTCCTTCAAGTTTCCGCAAACGTATATGGTTTCTCCGGTTTAG
- the LOC131435298 gene encoding protein LTV1 homolog, translating into MGKKKFIDKKKAVTFRLVNRSQQDPLFVDENAPQHVLVPISAPERDNPRSSGIASRASDFPCKVDKEKRRNEQAKFGIYFDDDYDYLQHLREPGRNEVYWEPVQTAKTAGAEKVSIQLPSSVFASEIEEKEGLMTKKAQQKPGPRPDWDPDVVAALDEDFNHDDPSNQLEDNFMELAMGSGGDSDDENDDLIGNDTDGDEYGSDIDSNEAGMTDDDDERRDGFGPLRFDREETKSRFTEYSMSSSVIRRNEQLSLLDDRFEKFYEQYDDPELGALDCEDIEGHVDINDGVLMQYAEEYRKERDEKYDIAYDKQWDKERILKLQEVSSDEEEMIELEVEDESQKKWDCESILSTYSNIYNHPKIIEEPKKHKTAPKITINPKTGLPMNVLGADSGKLTEKSLAKLDHEESTASKVGTGPKSLCAGSVISTLSVLSIRPKDESPEEKRERKKLLKEYRYERRIERKANTACFKQEKKQQERNQINSRANAGVKIV; encoded by the exons ATG GGTAAGAAGAAATTTATCGACAAGAAGAAAGCAGTTACTTTTCGATTGGTGAACCGTAGTCAACAGGATCCACTATTCGTGGACGAAAATGCTCCTCAGCATGTGCTGGTGCCGATATCTGCACCAGAAAGAGATAACCCGCGTTCTTCCGGAATTGCATCCAGAGCATCTGATTTCCCTTGCAAG GTTGATAAAGAGAAACGCCGCAATGAACAGGCCAAATTCGGAATCTACTTCGACGATGATTACGACTACTTGCAACATCTGCGTGAGCCCGGTCGAAACGAAGTTTATTGGGAACCAGTTCAAACGGCCAAAACGGCGGGCGCAGAAAAGGTCAGCATACAACTGCCCAGTTCAGTATTTGCATCAGAAATAGAAGAGAAAGAAGGTCTGATGACCAAAAAGGCACAACAGAAACCAGGACCACGCCCGGACTGGGATCCGGACGTTGTTGCCGCATTGGACGAGGATTTCAATCACGATGATCCTTCGAATCAGCTTGAGGACAACTTCATGGAACTTGCCATGGGTAGCGGCGGAGACTCGGACGATGAGAATGATGATTTGATTGGTAATGACACCGATGGTGATGAGTACGGAAGTGATATTGATTCCAACGAGGCCGGAATGACCGACGACGATGATGAAAGGCGTGATGGTTTCGGACCACTGAGGTTCGATCGGGAAGAAACCAAATCTAGATTCACGGAGTACTCGATGAGTAGCAGTGTGATTAGAAGAAACGAGCAGCTTTCTCTGCTTGATgatcgatttgaaaagttctaCGAACAATACGATGATCCCGAGCTAGGGGCTTTGGATTGCGAGGACATTGAAGGACACGTAGATATCAACGATGGTGTACTCATGCAATACGCAGAAGAGTATCGGAAGGAGCGAGATGAGAAATATGATATAGCCTACGATAAGCAATGGGATAAGGAACG CATTTTGAAACTGCAAGAGGTGTCTTCTGACGAAGAAGAAATGATTGAACTGGAGGTCGAAGACGAGTCACAGAAAAAATGGGACTGCGAGAGCATTCTTTCAACTTACAGTAACATTTACAATCACCCGAAAATAATTGAGGAaccaaaaaaacacaaaacggcACCTAAAATAACCATAAATCCTAAAACTGGATTACCCATGAATGTTCTTGGTGCCGATAGTGgtaaattaaccgagaaatctCTTGCTAAGCTGGACCACGAAGAAAG CACTGCATCAAAAGTCGGTACCGGACCGAAGTCACTTTGCGCCGGTAGTGTGATTTCTACTTTGAGTGTACTTTCTATACGACCGAAGGATGAATCACCGGAAGAAAAACGCGAACGGAAGAAGTTACTCAAAGAATATCGGTACGAACGAAGGATAGAACGGAAGGCCAATACAGCATGTTTTAAGCAGGAAAAGAAACAGCAAGAAAGAAATCAAATCAATAGTCGAGCCAATGCTGGAgttaaaattgtttaa
- the LOC131435306 gene encoding protein PET100 homolog, mitochondrial, whose translation MGGWVLEVGKMAMYMTFPVAMFHWFNQPEYFEKWVTETKRNIFPPENKQYRDDLNECIRSIREKKDIELLNALEELEKREKKQAQ comes from the coding sequence ATGGGCGGTTGGGTGCTAGAGGTTGGTAAGATGGCCATGTATATGACCTTCCCGGTGGCGATGTTCCACTGGTTTAATCAACCGGAGTATTTCGAAAAATGGGTGACCGAGACGAAACGGAACATTTTTCCACCCGAGAACAAACAGTACCGAGATGATTTAAACGAATGCATTCGATCGATACGCGAAAAAAAGGACATCGAACTGCTTAACGCTTTGGAAGAACTGGAAAAGCGAGAGAAGAAACAAGCTCAATAA
- the LOC131435295 gene encoding testis-expressed protein 10 homolog, with translation MGGNSRKFKKAEKSKIKLKGAKLPKGTNVTKTNFKVRKIVLPDQIKQRNLTDAIVLSNRSLTVKDCLAKLKHTNHTAKCDGLRGLREILSKLSTEVTDKYLSTAIKSVVSLSIDLEREVRRDCYKTLALLFASAGQGNIFPFFDVLLSFLRCTMTHIQPRIQEDSLLLLDTYLQYLPQLVLLNRDKIFPQFLDMISKLRNESKPERTLTLSLNKQSTSTKWRSRVLMRLIGMLKILIDQKMQGDERSLEHQTQKPMNTVEENNPFVTKTSAIMTRNVIVNHIYDVKCASHYSLVRYRLHEPCSLPFLFRKSIGEGKITLSDQIDEGRKLKTYVQMLMPLLFESWLEVRPVSSQGESAEHGLSNEGATTLNLLLDIVIQLWDLVILYGRETNNSDMTQWLRGQYTAQFNDHIIKGFPYYQNASASGSKSRSKEHPQNNEVRERNVDEKCYQQNFNICYLYCCLNENFRSDRSKNYEKVVNYAEHCINSWKFQSPELNAQLLKILRYMLLDTNCATVNQNTRGLLKTLLEVYIQAKLSQETRNHILILFCDIIVQNDRLWREYGQEIFTLWLRMLPNLLNKPSIDVNVLKALLCLAKQKNVVFVQSLEENIEGIMRNLPQIRVTNEQRENEGKILIINLIFWIENRDVLNKLLDKQRIKEIALNDELKTYFQNTLQSRFKYL, from the exons ATGGGTGGAAATTCCAGGAAATTTAAGAAGGCCGAAAAgagtaaaattaaattgaaaggaGCAAAACTTCCAAAAGGCACGAATGTAACGAAAACCAATTttaaagtgcggaaaattgtACTGCCTGATCAGATCAAACAGCGCAATCTGACCGATGCGATCGTTTTGTCTAACCGAAGTTTAACAGTGAAG GATTGTTTGGCAAAACTGAAACACACTAATCACACTGCTAAATGTGACGGCCTTCGAGGACTTCGAGAAATTCTTTCAAAACTGTCAACCGAGGTGACGGACAAATATCTCAGTACTGCCATCAAGTCGGTAGTAAGTCTTTCGATTGATCTGGAAAGGGAGGTACGGCGGGACTGCTACAAAACATTAGCACTATTGTTTGCGTCTGCTGGAcagggaaatatttttccattttttgatgTTCTATTATCGTTTCTACGTTGTACCATGACGCACATTCAACCCCGAATTCAAGAAGATTCGTTACTTCTGTTAGATACATATTTACAATATCTACCGCAACTGGTGCTACTGAATAGAGACAAAATTTTTCCGCAATTTCTGGATATGATTTCCAAGCTCAGAAACGAATCGAAACCCGAACGGACACTCACGCTTAGTTTGAACAAACAATCCACCAGCACGAAATGGCGATCGAGAGTCTTAATGCGGTTAATTGGTatgctgaaaattttaatagatCAAAAAATGCAAGGAGATGAACGAAGTCTTGAACACCAAACGCAAAAGCCAATGAATACAGTGGAAGAGAATAATCC GTTTGTTACAAAAACTTCGGCAATTATGACTCGAAATGTAATAGTGAACCACATCTATGATGTCAAATGCGCATCACACTATTCTTTAGTCCGTTATCGACTCCATGAACCCTGCTCTCTCCCGTTTTTGTTCCGTAAATCAATAGGAGAAGGAAAGATAACTTTGTCCGACCAGATTGACGAGGGACGTAAGCTTAAAACATACGTGCAGATGCTCATGCCGCTATTGTTTGAGTCCTGGCTGGAAGTTCGTCCGGTTTCAAGCCAAGGCGAATCAGCCGAACATGGCCTTTCAAATGAAGGTGCGACAACGCTTAATTTGTTGCTTGATATTGTGATTCAACTGTGGGATTTGGTGATTCTATACGGCCGTGAAACCAACAATTCCGATATGACACAATGGCTTCGCGGACAATATACCGCACAATTTAATGATCACATTATCAAGGGATTTCCATATTATCAGAATGCTTCCGCTTCTGGTAGCAAATCTCGCTCGAAAGAACATCCTCAAAATAATGAAGTTCGAGAACGGAATgtggatgaaaaatgttaccagcaaaattttaatatatgcTATTTGTATTGCTGTCTCAACGAAAATTTCCGGTCTGATCGCAGTAAAAATTACGAGAAAGTTGTCAACTATGCAGAACACTGCATTAACAGCTGGAAATTTCAATCGCCGGAACTCAATGCCCAATTACTGAAAATTCTTCGCTATATGCTATTAGATACTAACTGTGCGACTGTTAATCAAAACACTCGAGGATTACTGAAAACTCTACTCGAAGTTTACATTCAGGCCAAACTCTCACAGGAAACCAGAAACCACATACTTATTCTGTTTTGTGATATAATAGTTCAGAACGATAGACTCTGGCGGGAGTATGG CCAAGAAATATTCACTCTATGGTTACGAATGCTTCCAAATCTGCTCAACAAGCCATCGATAGATGTAAATGTACTGAAAGCGTTGCTGTGTCTTGCAAAGCAGAAAAATGTGGTATTTGTACAAAGTTTGGAAGAAAACATAGAAGGCATTATGCGCAATCTACCACAGATCAGAGTGACTAACGAACAGCGCGAGAATGAAGGAAAAATTCTCATTATAAATTTGATATTTTGGATCGAAAACCGAGAtgtattaaataagttactggacaagcaaagaatcaaagaaattgCTCTAAACGACGAATTGAAAACCTATTTTCAGAATACATTACAGTCACGGTTCAAATATTTGTAA